One window from the genome of Serinibacter salmoneus encodes:
- the cydD gene encoding thiol reductant ABC exporter subunit CydD, with product MKPLDPRLLRQARSARRYVIVTAVLSVLSTLCVIVQAFAIARAVAPVAQGRAGLADVSGPILVLAGAVLARTALTALRDRIGAASAVATVGDLRGRLLRHTAAMPHRWRLEHADEVSVLAARGLDDLVPYITGFLPQLLLTAILTPIALVVVLSQDLVSGLIIAATIPLIPLFMWLIGVTTRQFSEKRLAALEQQGAQLLDLLAGLTTLRALGREIGPGVRVRRLGEEYKRTTMSTLRVAFLSGAVLELLASLAVALVAVEIGMRLVYGNIDLTTGLTVLILAPEIYLPLRAVGQQFHASTDGVTAAARTFDLLETQPPADGTRDVPAWEAIDLVEVGVLAGSRGYLAPADLSLRIQPGRIHALAGPSGSGKTTTAMALLRQQGLDRGRITLLHDGAATDLADVTAQRWWQQASWVPQRVLTQGGTLAEHLDPSGLRSAAMRDQAAARTGLLQVVQSLPQGWDTPLAAGEGGLSSGLSVGQTQRLELTRALLRGSRLVVLDEPTAHLSAADEAEILTGLRAVADSGAAVVVIAHREATLAFADEVTHVHGEVLV from the coding sequence GTGAAGCCACTCGATCCGCGCCTGCTTCGCCAGGCGCGTTCGGCCCGCCGCTACGTGATCGTCACCGCGGTGCTCTCGGTGCTGTCCACCCTGTGCGTGATCGTGCAGGCCTTCGCGATCGCCCGTGCCGTCGCCCCCGTGGCGCAGGGCCGGGCGGGGCTCGCGGACGTCTCCGGGCCGATCCTCGTGCTGGCCGGCGCCGTGCTCGCGCGCACCGCGCTCACCGCGCTGCGGGACCGGATCGGCGCCGCCAGCGCGGTGGCCACCGTGGGCGACCTGCGCGGCCGTCTGCTGCGCCACACCGCCGCCATGCCGCACCGCTGGCGCCTGGAGCACGCCGACGAGGTCTCCGTGCTCGCCGCCCGCGGGCTGGACGACCTCGTGCCCTACATCACCGGGTTCCTCCCCCAGCTCCTGCTCACGGCGATCCTCACCCCGATCGCGCTGGTGGTGGTCCTCTCGCAGGACCTGGTCTCCGGGCTCATCATCGCCGCGACGATCCCCCTGATCCCGCTGTTCATGTGGCTCATCGGGGTCACCACCCGGCAGTTCTCCGAGAAGCGCCTCGCCGCACTGGAGCAGCAGGGCGCGCAACTGCTCGACCTGCTCGCGGGGCTCACCACGCTGCGCGCCCTCGGCCGCGAGATCGGCCCGGGCGTGCGGGTGCGCCGGCTCGGCGAGGAGTACAAGCGCACCACCATGTCCACCCTGCGGGTGGCGTTCCTCTCCGGGGCGGTACTGGAACTGCTCGCCTCGCTCGCGGTGGCGCTGGTGGCCGTGGAGATCGGGATGCGGCTGGTGTACGGCAACATCGACCTGACCACGGGCCTGACGGTGCTGATCCTCGCGCCGGAGATCTACCTGCCGTTGCGCGCCGTCGGGCAGCAGTTCCACGCCTCCACCGACGGCGTCACCGCGGCCGCGCGCACCTTCGACCTGCTGGAGACCCAGCCCCCGGCCGACGGCACCCGGGACGTGCCAGCGTGGGAGGCCATCGACCTGGTGGAGGTGGGGGTACTCGCGGGCTCCCGCGGCTACCTCGCCCCGGCCGACCTGTCGCTGCGGATCCAGCCCGGGCGGATCCACGCGCTCGCCGGGCCCTCCGGCAGCGGGAAGACCACCACCGCGATGGCGCTGCTGCGCCAACAGGGGCTGGATCGCGGGCGGATCACGCTGCTGCACGACGGCGCAGCCACCGATCTCGCGGACGTCACCGCGCAGCGGTGGTGGCAGCAGGCCTCCTGGGTGCCCCAGCGCGTGCTGACGCAGGGCGGGACCCTGGCCGAGCACCTCGACCCAAGCGGGCTGCGCAGCGCGGCGATGCGTGACCAGGCCGCGGCGCGCACCGGGTTGCTTCAGGTGGTGCAAAGCCTGCCGCAGGGCTGGGACACGCCGCTCGCCGCCGGGGAGGGCGGGCTCAGCTCGGGGCTCTCGGTGGGGCAGACGCAGCGCCTGGAGCTCACCCGCGCGCTGCTGCGCGGCTCGCGCCTGGTGGTGCTGGACGAGCCGACGGCCCACCTCTCGGCGGCGGACGAGGCCGAGATCCTCACCGGGTTGCGGGCGGTGGCTGATTCAGGCGCGGCCGTGGTGGTCATCGCGCACCGCGAGGCCACGCTCGCGTTCGCGGACGAGGTTACCCACGTGCACGGGGAGGTGCTGGTGTGA
- the cydC gene encoding thiol reductant ABC exporter subunit CydC — translation MNTLLADLRDLRPVLGLMRIRRAMVARAIALGSLTLGASVALSGVSAWLIVRASQMPPVMFLNVAAVGVRFFGILRGVSRYLERLASHDVALEGVVNLRTTLYERLATGRTERIAALRRGDLLARTGVDVDDVGDVVVRGIVPAAAAVVVSLGSVIAVAFFNPLSALILLVMLAVSALVVPVLAARADTEAEQARVAERTAVGTATETLITRAADLALSGRTETELARLEAAHRRSAAVENRAARPLAASAAIAVLTTGLSVIGALLVAIPAHVSGALTATELGVVVLLPLAAFEATTALPAAASQVHRSAAAARRIADLLGPEGMAASPEEATAPGADDCATPAAPSGSPLGDGLRAEALRYGWPGHAPLGEVTLEVGPGRSLAIVGPSGVGKTTLLLTLAGMLPAAGGSVRLDGLDPYGLRGAERTRHVALTAEDAHVFTTTVLENLRAARGDVTTQEAWEALHRAGLEEWVSALPAGLDEPIGPETVSGGERRRLLIARALVSRAPLLLLDEPAEHLSAEVAHALMTDLLGLTSEGLAVVVVTHHTSALEHADEILTLTPGTAGETPRPDPTLETTP, via the coding sequence GTGAACACGCTGCTCGCCGACCTGCGCGACCTGCGCCCCGTGCTGGGCCTGATGCGCATCCGCCGCGCGATGGTGGCGCGGGCGATCGCGCTCGGCTCCCTCACCCTAGGCGCATCCGTGGCCCTCTCGGGGGTCTCTGCGTGGCTGATCGTGCGCGCCAGTCAGATGCCCCCGGTGATGTTCCTCAACGTGGCCGCCGTGGGGGTGCGGTTCTTCGGGATCCTGCGTGGGGTCTCGCGCTACCTGGAGCGTCTCGCCTCGCACGATGTGGCGCTCGAGGGTGTGGTGAACCTGCGCACCACCCTGTACGAGCGGCTCGCCACCGGGCGCACCGAGCGGATCGCGGCGCTGCGCCGCGGGGATCTGCTGGCCCGCACCGGGGTGGACGTGGACGACGTGGGCGACGTGGTGGTGCGCGGCATCGTGCCGGCCGCCGCGGCCGTGGTGGTGAGCCTCGGCTCGGTGATCGCGGTCGCGTTCTTCAACCCCCTCTCCGCGCTGATCCTGTTGGTGATGCTCGCCGTGAGCGCCCTGGTGGTGCCGGTCCTGGCCGCCCGCGCCGACACGGAGGCGGAACAGGCGCGGGTGGCGGAGCGCACCGCGGTGGGCACCGCCACCGAGACCCTCATCACCCGTGCCGCGGACCTCGCGCTCTCCGGCCGCACCGAGACCGAACTCGCGCGGCTGGAGGCGGCCCACCGGCGCAGCGCCGCGGTGGAGAACCGGGCCGCGCGCCCGCTCGCCGCCTCGGCGGCGATCGCGGTCCTCACCACGGGGCTCTCGGTGATCGGGGCGCTGCTGGTCGCGATCCCGGCACACGTCTCGGGTGCCCTGACCGCCACCGAGCTCGGTGTGGTGGTGCTGCTCCCGCTCGCGGCATTCGAGGCCACGACGGCGCTGCCGGCCGCGGCGAGTCAGGTGCACCGCTCGGCGGCTGCGGCGCGGCGGATCGCCGACCTGCTCGGGCCGGAGGGCATGGCGGCCTCACCCGAGGAGGCCACCGCCCCCGGGGCGGATGACTGCGCAACCCCGGCTGCGCCGTCGGGCAGCCCTCTTGGCGATGGCCTGCGGGCGGAGGCCCTGCGCTACGGCTGGCCCGGCCACGCCCCGCTCGGCGAGGTCACCCTGGAGGTCGGCCCGGGGCGGAGCCTGGCGATCGTGGGCCCCTCCGGGGTCGGCAAGACCACCCTGCTGCTCACCCTCGCCGGCATGTTGCCCGCCGCCGGGGGCAGTGTGCGGCTGGACGGGCTGGACCCCTACGGCCTGCGCGGCGCGGAGCGCACCCGGCACGTGGCGCTGACCGCCGAGGACGCGCACGTGTTCACCACCACCGTGCTGGAGAACCTGCGCGCGGCCCGCGGCGACGTCACCACCCAGGAGGCCTGGGAGGCGCTGCACCGCGCCGGCCTGGAGGAGTGGGTCTCCGCCCTGCCCGCGGGACTGGACGAGCCGATCGGGCCGGAGACGGTCTCCGGTGGCGAGCGTCGCCGGCTGTTGATTGCCCGTGCCCTGGTCTCCCGCGCGCCGCTGCTGCTGCTGGACGAACCGGCGGAACACCTCTCGGCCGAGGTGGCCCATGCGCTCATGACCGACCTGCTCGGCCTGACGAGCGAGGGCCTCGCGGTCGTGGTGGTGACGCACCACACCTCCGCGCTCGAGCACGCCGATGAGATCCTCACCCTCACGCCCGGCACTGCGGGCGAGACCCCCCGGCCCGATCCCACCCTGGAGACCACCCCATGA
- a CDS encoding GAF domain-containing sensor histidine kinase — MSLPVSPSLLTRLLRLAGHLDAAQALAELVSAAADHTGAKYAAIASIDAFGETTEFHQRGIDEETAAVLGRPPRGHGVLGALPDDGVLLLEDLTAHPDFGGFPPGHPPMHAFLGVNVTLGGEVLGRLYLAEKDGGFTDQDVETVQLLAAAAAVAIDNAQLYDQAQRREKWLEASQEITTMLLEGSEEEDVLQLVARRTREAADADAAVIVLPSVEDWVVEIVEGAGAASLLGQQLPTRGPAIQTVRSGVGRIVESISRQAASFVPPARRFERALYAPLRARGSQESTTTVGILILFRNPGRVPFTQEDLEIAHDFGSQAALALRLAAARHAEDVASLLSERNRIARDLHDLAIQQLFATGMRLERARSMLASSATAVVHPTAAQVHDEIEEAIDGVDEAVRQIRGIVRSLRDRDEQLPVVERLVREASLARASLGYAPSMLLTLDGRDVSQVDAGDEDATEIDARLGEQLGDDVVAVVREGLSNVARHAAATSARVEVQIETRTVQVIVTDDGRGPDPEVDRRSGLANLVARAEEHDGAARLSPVPEGGSRLVWEAWIG, encoded by the coding sequence ATGAGCCTGCCCGTCTCCCCCAGCCTGCTCACCCGTCTGCTGCGGCTCGCGGGGCACCTGGATGCCGCGCAGGCACTGGCCGAACTTGTCAGCGCCGCCGCGGATCACACCGGCGCCAAGTACGCCGCGATCGCCTCCATCGACGCGTTCGGCGAGACCACGGAGTTCCATCAGCGCGGCATCGACGAGGAGACCGCCGCCGTGCTGGGGCGCCCGCCCCGGGGGCACGGCGTGCTCGGCGCCCTCCCCGACGACGGCGTGTTGCTGCTGGAGGATCTCACCGCGCACCCGGACTTCGGGGGCTTCCCGCCCGGTCACCCGCCGATGCACGCCTTCCTCGGGGTGAACGTGACGCTCGGCGGTGAGGTGCTCGGGCGGCTGTACCTCGCGGAGAAGGACGGCGGCTTCACCGATCAGGATGTCGAGACGGTGCAACTGTTGGCGGCGGCGGCCGCCGTCGCCATCGACAACGCGCAGTTGTACGACCAGGCGCAGCGCCGCGAGAAGTGGCTGGAGGCATCCCAGGAGATCACCACGATGCTGCTGGAGGGCTCGGAGGAGGAGGACGTGCTGCAACTCGTGGCGCGCCGCACCCGCGAGGCCGCCGACGCCGACGCGGCCGTGATCGTGCTGCCCTCCGTGGAGGACTGGGTGGTGGAGATCGTGGAGGGCGCCGGGGCGGCGTCCCTGCTCGGCCAGCAACTGCCCACGCGCGGGCCGGCGATCCAGACCGTGCGATCCGGGGTGGGGCGGATCGTGGAGTCCATCTCGCGCCAGGCCGCCTCGTTCGTACCACCGGCACGGCGGTTCGAGCGCGCCCTGTACGCGCCGCTGCGCGCCCGCGGCTCGCAGGAGTCGACCACGACCGTGGGCATCCTCATCCTGTTCCGCAATCCCGGCCGGGTGCCGTTCACGCAGGAGGACCTCGAGATCGCGCACGACTTCGGCTCCCAGGCGGCGCTGGCGCTGCGGCTCGCGGCGGCCCGCCACGCCGAGGACGTCGCCTCCCTGCTGTCCGAGCGCAACCGGATCGCCCGCGACCTGCACGATCTGGCGATCCAGCAGCTCTTCGCCACCGGGATGCGCCTGGAGCGGGCACGCTCGATGCTGGCGAGCAGCGCCACGGCCGTGGTGCACCCCACCGCGGCGCAGGTGCACGACGAGATCGAGGAGGCGATCGACGGCGTGGACGAGGCCGTGCGCCAGATCCGCGGCATCGTGCGCTCCCTGCGCGATCGCGACGAGCAGCTGCCGGTGGTGGAGCGCCTGGTGCGGGAGGCCTCACTCGCGCGCGCGAGCCTGGGCTATGCCCCCTCCATGCTGCTCACCTTGGACGGTCGGGACGTGTCCCAGGTGGACGCGGGCGACGAGGACGCCACCGAGATCGATGCGCGCCTGGGCGAACAGCTCGGCGACGACGTGGTGGCGGTGGTCCGCGAGGGACTGTCCAACGTGGCGCGCCACGCGGCGGCGACGAGCGCCCGCGTGGAGGTGCAGATCGAGACCCGCACGGTGCAGGTGATCGTCACCGACGACGGCCGCGGGCCCGACCCCGAGGTGGACCGCCGCAGCGGGCTGGCCAACCTGGTCGCCCGGGCCGAGGAGCACGACGGCGCAGCCCGCCTCTCCCCCGTGCCCGAGGGTGGTTCGCGGCTGGTGTGGGAGGCCTGGATCGGCTGA